One stretch of Daphnia pulicaria isolate SC F1-1A chromosome 8, SC_F0-13Bv2, whole genome shotgun sequence DNA includes these proteins:
- the LOC124312660 gene encoding uncharacterized protein LOC124312660, translating to MDSMVSLMFELLVVLLFGVRWFCCHYPVKSTGPNHLMMLPDDFPFCRCVVTCYLYRLYPVRLMPLAKAWSIVSLMFELLMVLMFGVQWFCSPIPIEFVHNCSSTSHLNVSFIYVGVRAVYAVLKSRAI from the exons ATG gATTCCATGGTCAGTTTGATGTTTGAGCTGTTAGTTGTGTTGCTGTTTGGTGTGCGGTGGTTTTGTTGTCATTATCCTGTTAAGAG TACTGGGCCAAATCATCTGATGATGTTGCCTGACGACTTTCCATTTTGCCGATGTGTCGTTACTTGCTACCTCTACCGGCTGTACCCTGTACGCCTCATGCCATTAGCAAAA GCATGGTCCATTGTCAGTTTGATGTTTGAGCTGCTTATGGTGTTGATGTTTGGTGTACAGTGGTTTTGCAGTCCCATTCCAATTGAGTTTGTGCATAATTGCAGTTCAACATCACACTTAAATGTGTCATTTATCTATGTTGGTGTCCGTGCAGTATATGCCGTGTTAAAAAGTCGGGCTATTTAA
- the LOC124310672 gene encoding ubiquitin carboxyl-terminal hydrolase 36-like, producing MPASVADPVALVLRTALSGKKGPYSHETENAPELLEDRLAASAKRVLLSSIEYEPAPKQQLLSLDTLKSKYTVLNSSLSAKITSLNGSSPVTIQDSLPAPKVTLFRSEDVKVGWKGSVPVGAGMINMGNTCYMNSTLQALFHVPSLSNWLSSVRQCKNCDPNGSQLCVVCIIAKTLQSTHDKSGSVIKPILVYNRLKLICKHLVHGRQEDAHEFMRYLMEAMEKAYLQSVGGTKLDSRSKETNPLGQIFGGYIRTEVTCLKCKHTSTTFQHFQDIPLDIQHASTLDDALGHYFRRERLEGDNAYKCEKCKSKVPATKKFSIERAPNVLCIQLKRFGLMGGKMSKHIQFSRNLNLNRFLFHQSSGGPCVTYKFVSLINHMGPSQHCGHYTAIAEASNGQLYLFDDCSVRLISLNVAMSTGAYVLIYEKVQSSPSTPTNSMAKISNIQANSPAPTPKLPIPRPAIISEPSRPKIQIELKKADPLLTKPRLIMRNGSALFKSSTALPPSPVVNGSAVKEEPRVVPVTAPKTSPLKNPTALVPYDGESSDEEPEKETATTNATTETNSSSAVLKATETKWQVSPSPTPIEAPTTVSSNGGATVATKWQVSDNTQQDNSSSSTTSSGSVSQKWIVRSLSDTESERANPTRSEQKVYYSDTEMDPPSTKATPPLRKLGNKIRLISGKIFGPSTKQVDAKLTNETCKNNDATLPTEPVKETKSEPVKEEHSSITSTDPATNTLPAADMPAKCSNVKWDGSRTTDTVKELLRMSHSGFSDQVRTWDGGKSHLTKQVEDDKRLQRKRTADDLVDEEIDKGKTKKIKSNKEENTESSPSRNGYNPFQVFQDSVQKNKDQKQQHHKPDHFNNNQSHSRYGYQGNRGKGFRSRGGSDHHRSKSQSWRRFR from the exons ATGCCTGCTTCGGTGGCCGATCCGGTGGCTCTCGTACTGCGAACCGCTTTGAGCGGGAAAAAGGGTCCTTACTCGCATGAAACGGAAAATGCTCCAGAATTACTCGAGGATCGGTTGGCAGCATCTGCCAAGAGAGTATTGCTCTCATCCATTGAATATGAACCTGCTCCTAAACAACAACTACTTTCGCTGGACACATTGAAGAGCAAGTATACTGTGCTCAATTCCAGCCTTTCTGCTAAAATCACATCCCTAAATG GATCAAGTCCTGTGACAATTCAAGATTCGCTACCAGCCCCCAAGGTCACCCTGTTTCGAAGTGAAGATGTGAAAGTTGGGTGGAAAGGCTCTGTACCAGTTGGAGCTGGCATGATAAATATGGGAAATACTTGTTATATGAATTCAACGTTACAA gcACTTTTCCACGTCCCATCATTGTCTAACTGGCTGTCAAGTGTTAGGCAATGTAAAAACTGTGATCCTAATGGAAGTCAGCTATGTGTTGTGTGTATTATTGCTAAGACACTTCAGTCTACGCACGACAAATCAGGATCTGTTATCAAACCCATTTTGGTCTACAATAGACTAAAACTGATTTGCAAACATTTAGTTCATGGAAGGCAAGAAGATGCCCATGAATTTATGCGATACTTAATGGAAGCTATGGAAAAGGCGTATCTTCAGAGCGTCGGTGGAACTAAACTCGACTCGCGTAGTAAAGAGACTAACCCTCTCGGGCAGATATTTGGAGGTTACATACGAACTGAGGTTACTTGTTTGAAGTGTAAACACACATCAACCACCTTCCAACATTTtcag GATATCCCTTTGGATATTCAGCATGCCTCAACTCTAGATGATGCTTTGGGTCATTATTTCCGTCGCGAGAGGCTTGAAGGAGACAATGCTTATAAATGCGAAAAATGCAAGAGCAAGGTCCCTGCtaccaaaaaattttctattgaGCGAGCCCCGAATGTACTGTGCATCCAGTTGAAGCGTTTTGGACTCATGGGCGGGAAAATGTCCAAGCACATCCAGTTCAGTCGTAACCTGAACTTGAATcgctttctttttcatcagtCGTCGGGTGGACCCTGTGTTACCTACAAGTTTGTATCGCTCATCAATCACATGGGTCCATCACAGCATTGCGGTCATTACACCGCGATTGCAGAGGCAAGCAACGGACAACTGTATCTCTTCGACGATTGCTCCGTCCGTCTAATCTCACTTAATGTCGCAATGAGTACGGGCGCATATGTATTGATCTACGAGAAAGTGCAATCGTCTCCTTCTACTCCTACTAATAGTATGGCTAAAATAAGTAACATCCAAGCTAACAGTCCAGCTCCTACGCCTAAGCTTCCGATTCCACGACCGGCGATAATTTCAGAGCCCTCTCgtccaaaaatccaaattgAACTAAAAAAGGCTGATCCTCTTCTAACGAAACCTCGATTGATTATGCGAAACGGGTCGGCACTATTCAAATCTTCTACGGCGCTCCCCCCTTCTCCTGTTGTTAACGGATCAGCCGTCAAGGAAGAACCACGCGTCGTCCCTGTAACTGCTCCAAAAACCTCCCCACTTAAAAATCCGACCGCCTTGGTGCCTTACGATGGCGAATCGTCGGATGAAGAACCAGAGAAAGAAACTGCCACAACCAATGCTACCACAGAAACCAATTCATCATCTGCTGTTTTGAAAGCTACCGaaaccaagtggcaagtcagCCCTTCTCCAACTCCTATTGAGGCACCAACTACAGTGTCAAGTAACGGTGGGGCCACAGTCGCCACTAAGTGGCAAGTATCAGATAACACTCAGCaggacaacagcagcagcagtaccaCTAGCAGCGGCAGTGTCAGTCAGAAATGGATCGTTCGATCATTGAGTGATACTGAATCGGAGAGAGCTAATCCAACACGTAGTGAACAGAAGGTTTACTATAGCGACACAGAGATGGATCCACCCTCTACTAAGGCCACACCACCTTTAAGAAAACTGGGTAACAAGATTCGTCTCATTAGTGGGAAAATATTTGGACCTTCCACTAAGCAAGTCGACGCTAAACTGACAAACgaaacttgtaaaaataatGATGCAACCCTTCCGACTGAACCAGTCAAAGAAACGAAATCCGAGCCCGTCAAGGAGGAGCATTCCTCCATAACCAGCACTGACCCAGCAACGAATACACTGCCTGCTGCTGACATGCCTGCTAAGTGCAGTAATGTAAAATGGGATGGAAGTCGCACTACTGATACAGTAAAGGAATTACTCCGCATGTCTCATAGTGGATTCAGCGATCAAG tTCGAACTTGGGATGGAGGCAAAAGTCATTTGACGAAACAAGTAGAGGATGACAAGCGCTTACAGCGCAAACGGACAGCTGACGACTTGGTGGACGAAGAAATAGACAAGGGAAAG ACTAAGAAGATCAAGTCCAACAAAGAGGAAAACACTGAATCCAGTCCTTCTCGCAATGGTTACAACCCGTTCCAAGTGTTTCAAGACTCTGTTCAGAAGAACAAAGACCAAAAGCAGCAACATCATAAACCCGATCATTTTAACAATAATCAATCTCACAGTCGATATGGTTATCAAGGTAATCGGGGTAAGGGCTTTCGCAGTCGTGGAGGATCAGACCATCATCGATCGAAAAGTCAATCTTGGCGTCGGTTTCGGTAG
- the LOC124310675 gene encoding clusterin-associated protein 1-like isoform X2, whose protein sequence is MSYREITDFIDKMCLLGYPRLISRENFRSTNFGLVAEILNWFCQQLDVNSGINFLIKTEQERVVFVTSVVKFLNTKLQIKLNPKRLYQADNIAVRELLNVANFFYEALQLARKGGDNNEPSLYGFGGQAEDVREMRQLASEITTKGASIHDFLGQEMRMKNQRDQVLQRTYELGQIETALQSKMKKMEVEISQKQEAIDSISNTEASLDQKIDKKSLELQRLRKRLETMKNIRPPFMDEFEKLEAELRQCYEDYVSKFRCLSYLDSQWQELEKNEQQELEERQAAARKMAERLRQEETLQALEAAVGGTWEGGQDFDLSSEGSLESPDLKDLNKSGSRPRIGSRRAGLKNESDLLDTDTEDSDLDAEDPRLEEGSDSDVTIDEWQNESRPWQVGLGNSNRPIARNEPLIKPIPANVSEDDF, encoded by the exons atgtcgtaTCGAGAAATTACAG ATTTTATTGATAAAATGTGTTTACTCGGTTATCCGCGTTTAATTTCTCGCGAGAATTTCCGATCGACTAATTTCGGATTAGTAGCTGAGAtattgaattggttttgccaGCAGTTGGATGTCAACAGTGGAATTAATTTTCTCATAAAAACAGAACAGGAGCGCGTAGTTTTCGTAACATCCGTTGTAAAATTCCTG AATACCAAATTACAAATAAAGCTAAATCCTAAAAGACTTTACCAAG CGGACAATATAGCAGTGAGAGAACTTCTCAACgtggccaattttttttacgagGCCTTGCAGCTTGCTCGTAAAGGAGGTGACAATAACGAGCCTTCTCTTTACGGATTTGGTGGTCAA GCGGAAGATGTTCGTGAAATGCGTCAACTTGCTTCTGAGATTACAACAAAAGGAGCTTCCATACACGATTTTTTAGGCCAAGAGATGCGTATGAAGAATCAGCGTGATCAAGTGCTACAGCGAACCTATGAGCTGGGACAAATTGAAACTGCActgcaatcaaaaatgaaaaaaatggagGTGGAAATCAGTCAAAAGCAGGAGGCCATTGATAGTATATCTAATACTGAAGCTTCGCTGGAtcaaaaaatcgataaaaagAGTCTAGAACTCCAGCGTCTTCGCAAGCGCTTGGAGacaatgaaaaatataag ACCACCTTTTATGGATGAATTCGAAAAGCTTGAAGCTGAGCTACGGCAATGCTACGAAGATTACGTCAGTAAATTCCGTTGTCTCTCTTATCTTGATAGTCAGTGGCAGGAACTAGAGAAAAATGAACAGCAAGAACTAGAGGAAAGACAA GCTGCTGCTCGGAAAATGGCTGAACGTTTGAGACAAGAAGAAACTCTTCAG GCTCTCGAAGCTGCCGTAGGTGGTACGTGGGAGGGAGGACAAGATTTTGATTTATCTAGCGAGGGATCGTTAGAGAGTCCTGATCTCAAAGATCTAAACAAATCCGGATCACGACCAC GAATTGGGAGTCGTCGTGCtggattgaaaaatgaaagcgatcTTTTGGACACAGACACAGAAGATTCTGATTTAGATGCAGAAGATCCGCGTCTAGAAGAAGGGTCTGACTCGGATGTGACAATCGACGAATGGCAAAATGAATCGCGGCCATGGCAAGTCGGTCTCGGAAATAGCAACCGCCCGATTGCACGGAATGAACCTCTTATCAAACCCATTCCCGCCAATGTATCCGAAGATGACTTTTAG
- the LOC124310675 gene encoding clusterin-associated protein 1-like isoform X1 — translation MSYREITDFIDKMCLLGYPRLISRENFRSTNFGLVAEILNWFCQQLDVNSGINFLIKTEQERVVFVTSVVKFLNTKLQIKLNPKRLYQADNIAVRELLNVANFFYEALQLARKGGDNNEPSLYGFGGQAEDVREMRQLASEITTKGASIHDFLGQEMRMKNQRDQVLQRTYELGQIETALQSKMKKMEVEISQKQEAIDSISNTEASLDQKIDKKSLELQRLRKRLETMKNIRPPFMDEFEKLEAELRQCYEDYVSKFRCLSYLDSQWQELEKNEQQELEERQAAARKMAERLRQEETLQALEAAVGGTWEGGQDFDLSSEGSLESPDLKDLNKSGSRPPFKGIGSRRAGLKNESDLLDTDTEDSDLDAEDPRLEEGSDSDVTIDEWQNESRPWQVGLGNSNRPIARNEPLIKPIPANVSEDDF, via the exons atgtcgtaTCGAGAAATTACAG ATTTTATTGATAAAATGTGTTTACTCGGTTATCCGCGTTTAATTTCTCGCGAGAATTTCCGATCGACTAATTTCGGATTAGTAGCTGAGAtattgaattggttttgccaGCAGTTGGATGTCAACAGTGGAATTAATTTTCTCATAAAAACAGAACAGGAGCGCGTAGTTTTCGTAACATCCGTTGTAAAATTCCTG AATACCAAATTACAAATAAAGCTAAATCCTAAAAGACTTTACCAAG CGGACAATATAGCAGTGAGAGAACTTCTCAACgtggccaattttttttacgagGCCTTGCAGCTTGCTCGTAAAGGAGGTGACAATAACGAGCCTTCTCTTTACGGATTTGGTGGTCAA GCGGAAGATGTTCGTGAAATGCGTCAACTTGCTTCTGAGATTACAACAAAAGGAGCTTCCATACACGATTTTTTAGGCCAAGAGATGCGTATGAAGAATCAGCGTGATCAAGTGCTACAGCGAACCTATGAGCTGGGACAAATTGAAACTGCActgcaatcaaaaatgaaaaaaatggagGTGGAAATCAGTCAAAAGCAGGAGGCCATTGATAGTATATCTAATACTGAAGCTTCGCTGGAtcaaaaaatcgataaaaagAGTCTAGAACTCCAGCGTCTTCGCAAGCGCTTGGAGacaatgaaaaatataag ACCACCTTTTATGGATGAATTCGAAAAGCTTGAAGCTGAGCTACGGCAATGCTACGAAGATTACGTCAGTAAATTCCGTTGTCTCTCTTATCTTGATAGTCAGTGGCAGGAACTAGAGAAAAATGAACAGCAAGAACTAGAGGAAAGACAA GCTGCTGCTCGGAAAATGGCTGAACGTTTGAGACAAGAAGAAACTCTTCAG GCTCTCGAAGCTGCCGTAGGTGGTACGTGGGAGGGAGGACAAGATTTTGATTTATCTAGCGAGGGATCGTTAGAGAGTCCTGATCTCAAAGATCTAAACAAATCCGGATCACGACCAC CTTTTAAAGGAATTGGGAGTCGTCGTGCtggattgaaaaatgaaagcgatcTTTTGGACACAGACACAGAAGATTCTGATTTAGATGCAGAAGATCCGCGTCTAGAAGAAGGGTCTGACTCGGATGTGACAATCGACGAATGGCAAAATGAATCGCGGCCATGGCAAGTCGGTCTCGGAAATAGCAACCGCCCGATTGCACGGAATGAACCTCTTATCAAACCCATTCCCGCCAATGTATCCGAAGATGACTTTTAG
- the LOC124310676 gene encoding F-box only protein 31-like, which produces MELFSLPHEVLEAIISLLTPLDIISLSSTCKFFHELMLSDKVWVTSCYTKFGIKLRASGGFAQKFYKKVLHKYGKFLGLWNRHADCYGGLLHIKYLDEKLCAFDLQLPKDPHISNPLRPKIVFSIELDELDNLSITCCINPLKKHQCALHYGKKALTPSSPQSFYLTRQCANGIENADHQDILDDLENWLDEQSDYLGEHSAYTRTQMIYKYMVLRQTALKTHYSKLVLPQQCDFRVPIKPGLFKGTYSSHGLELIMLTYEEVNKVNAVKISGDQNIPAGQITFRADLPFCMHLSQREQESFENIESVQPASSEVEWHELPTPQPFVVPYDCVERHDQVPDSCKARFHGFGQIAEEGFREPTFVEGHWIVFNENLFGFLWISLQSLSMYHRVQEELTN; this is translated from the exons ATGGAATTGTTCTCATTACCACATGAAG TATTGGAAGCGATAATCTCTCTATTAACGCCACTAGATATCATTTCTTTGTCATCGACCTGTAAATTCTTTCATGAATTGATGTTGAGTGACAAAGTTTGGGTAACATCATGTTACacaaaatttggaataaaaTTACGTGCTAGTGGTGGGTTTGCAcaaaagttttataaaaaag TGTTACATAagtatgggaaatttttgggcTTGTGGAATAGACATGCAGATTGCTATGGAGGGCTATTACATATAAAG TATTTAGATGAGAAATTATGTGCCTTTGATCTACAACTCCCCAAGGATCCACACATAAGTAACCCTTTGAGGCCAAAAATAGTATTTTCAATAGAGTTAGATGAACTGGACAACCTTAGCATTACATGCTGCATCAACCCACTTAAAAAGCACCAATGCGCTTTACATTATGGGAAAAAG GCATTGACTCCAAGTAGTCCTCAGTCATTTTACCTAACAAGGCAATGTGCAAATGGTATTGAAAATGCAGATCACCAAGATATTCTTGATGATTTAGAGAATTGGCTTGATGAACAGAGTGACTATCTTGGAGAACATTCAGCGTATACTCGAACACAAATGATCTACAAGTACATGGTACTTCGACAAACAGCTTTAAAAACTCATTACTCGAAACTAGTTCTCCCTCAACAATGTGATTTTCGCGTACCAATCAAACCAGGACTATTCAAA GGGACATACTCATCCCATGGCCTAGAGCTAATCATGCTTACCTATGAAGAGGTGAACAAAGTGAATGCTGTTAAAATTTCG GGTGATCAAAATATTCCGGCTGGTCAAATTACTTTTCGCGCAGATCTCCCATTCTGCATGCACCTCTCCCAAAGAGAACAGGAAAGCTTTGAAAATATTGAATCAGTACAGCCAGCTTCATCAGAAGTTGAATGGCATGAGTTACCTACACCACAGCCTTTCGTTGTTCCATACGATTGCGTTGAGCGTCACGATCAAGTGCCCGACAGCTGCAAAGCAAG ATTCCATGGTTTTGGACAGATTGCAGAAGAAGGATTTCGAGAGCCTACGTTCGTTGAGGGTCATTGGAtagtttttaatgaaaatctATTCGGCTTCCTGTGGATAAGTTTGCAATCCCTTAGTATGTACCACCGTGTTCAAGAGGAATTAACTAATTAA
- the LOC124310677 gene encoding neuroguidin-like produces the protein MAESEVMDFANVLAADIPLAVSNLNDIKTIVNQVNQMVRNLIDRVKNKEFPTAQGMSFLDVKNQLLLKYLMDLNCLLLKKVSGESIKASSSIERLVEIRTLLERMRPVEHKLRYQIDKLLKIATTGKFETTDPLQFKANPNNLISKVDNDASSEEEEDHRDKKSGVYVPPKLVPMKYDGDETAEQRSTKFADKVRRHALSSSALQGLKEEFMDTPVEIVESTANTSKQSIARERQERQEYEETYFTRLPFTRQERHSNRQQYSAKSLASELAGMGTLPETKRKSQGGKKKGGFKKRRKN, from the exons CTCTTGCTGTTTCGAATCTAAACGATATCAAAACAATAGTGAACCAAGTTAACCAAATGGTTCGAAACCTAATAGATCgagttaaaaacaaagaattccCTACGGCTCAAGGAATGAGTTTCCTGGATGTAAAAAACCAActattattaaaatatttgatgGATTTAAATTGTCTTTTACTGAAGAAAGTGTCTGGAGAATCTATTAAAGCAAGCAGTTCTATTG AGAGGTTGGTCGAAATCAGAACTTTATTGGAGAGAATGCGACCTGTTGAGCATAAACTTAGATACCAGATTGATAAACTCCTTAAGATAGCTACCACTGGAAAGTTTGAGACCACTGATCCTTTACAATTTAAGGCTAATCCAAACAATTTGATAAGcaag GTTGACAATGATGCTTCttcagaggaagaagaagatcacaGGGATAAGAAATCAGGAGTTTATGTCCCACCAAAACTTGTTCCCATGAAATATG ATGGCGATGAAACTGCTGAACAGCGTTCAACAAAATTCGCAGACAAAGTTCGACGTCACGCATTGAGTTCGAGTGCATTGCAAGGTTTGAAAGAGGAGTTCATGGATACCCCAGTGGAAATTGTTGAGTCAACAGCCAATACTAGCAAGCAGAGTATTGCGCGTGAGCGTCAAGAACGCCAAGA GTATGAAGAAACTTACTTCACTCGCTTGCCGTTTACTCGTCAAGAAAGGCACAGCAATCGTCAACAGTACTCAGCTAAGTCCCTTGCTAGCGAATTAGCAGGTATGGGTACTCTTCCCGAGACAAAGCGTAAAAGCCAAGGTGGAAAGAAGAAAG gaGGATTTAAAAAGAGGCGAAAGAATTAA